The genomic interval CTCATCTTAAACAAGGTATGTCAATATTTGCACTTTTTAAACTTCGAGTTTCCATTTACGTTTGTATGTACCACCAGGGCGTTACGACGTCTTTGTTAACATCATTCTATGCGAACACTGGCGTCGTTCAAATTACACGATATTCCCGAAATGATGCGCTTTATAAagtattacatattttctttattaagtgaAGATTATAACAAAGTTATTGCATATATACCAATAAGCTGTAATCGAGAAATGGGACGCTACAATTATCagttatttcatgaaaatggaCATAAAAAGACAATGAATGTTGTTAAAGTTTGCAAACTGAGAAACAGAATCCAGCATGTAAACATACGAGATTGATTGCATTAGTTAACGCTCCTTTAACTATCGAAATAACATGATATAAAGTACCCATTAGTGTTGTTCCCTCGATGGTTCCACTTTTCAGATTTTCTCCCTGTAGGACAAAAACTAACACAAATTTAGTTCAAAATTTCATGATTCTGTTTGGATACCAATTGCCAATCActtgttgaaattatttgataaaggtTTATTGATTTGATAGCTTCTGAAATTTcgtttgcattaaaaaaaatctatcaaATTAGAAATGTCAGGCACATTGATACTATATGATTAGCCAGTACGTTAAGAACTGTCACGTGGCGTTCTGATTATATGTGGTAATTCAAAAGATTTACAAATGTCATGTGACGTCCTGATACTATGGCCATTCAAATTCTATTAGCCGTTACATTTGGACGGGGGAGATTCTTGAAATTTTGTCCCAAACGTATATTTGTTAGATAGAATGGAACTTAAGtgttgtttaaaccaaaacattcaaaacaactGATGATTGATTGACTCTTATGAACGTTGGATATGAGATATTAGATTGATTGCAATTATGTGAGATAAAAGAATAGTTTACATCGTGTAGCATTTAAATTAGACCAAGTAATCTTGACCTCTCGTTATCCAGCTTCgatgccaaaacaatatccccttTCCGAAACCTTCGAATCGGTAGGAATACGACTACAATAacatatcatcatttttttacaagGAGTGACCTACTGTTATGCCTGTAACGGCCCAGTGAAGGAAGAATGTAAGCTTTTCCAAACTGTAGTGAGGGGCATCTGGGTCAACCATCAGAAGGGTGTACGTCTTTCCCTGGGAAGCAGATATaatgatatagaaaatataagCTGTCAATGAAAcgtcaataaacatttatagttTGCGTCAAATGCATACGCACAACATATAGTTGTGAGAATCTTAAGATGTTGTATTTTGCAagagtcagttgtaaccacggtgcccccaggtccgggaacagcgggaactttgactttcggtccagccaacccagggTAAATCCCCACTctgcggagacgaactgatggtaaaatccccgccaaatgccccccacCCATGGGACCCTAGGTatggcccattccccgctatattttgcgcgaagaaaAACACACCGCATTCACACGGCACtacggggccacctgaaaggtaaaaccacggcccatttccccagctatccccggtataccccggacctgggggggggggggttacaattgactggtgcattagtaagTTAGGcaaaaatgtttccatatattaaaatactttttacgTAGTTTTGGCAGACCGCCGGTTACAACGCTCTTATTTACGCTTCAACAGCCTTTCCTTTAATATGCTGCCTTTCGGCAGTTGcgattatcatccgatgaacgcaacatcttcggatatgttcggattgcGATCGTCGCATAACAATGGACATGAACATTGTTTATCTTGtcaatgtttgtattgtgtcagcacgCCCCGAGAAACTTAAATACACATGTtagaaagtgtaaatttatgaCATGTTAAACGAATTGTTGTCATAAGCGTTCCAACTTTACTTTTGTAAGTGATtttaagtggttgatcttttcccgcgttattgtaacgtcatttgaaaactgtttccTGTTACGGTCgtgtcgttctatttacagaatgggtgagaaatATTTACTGTAAGGTATTCTTAagtgaaatgaagtatttcttaaaaacttcttgaatgaaatcatgaacaattggtgtaaatataagtaaggAATTGCGGggctgatgtcattatcggggacgggactccacacactttaaccacgCCAACTGCGTTATACCAGTATAGCACAGCCATTTTTaacgatatttatttatgacacAACTGTACGAGTTTTGGATAATTATTACTCTTGATctatatatatcttataaacATAATGATGACATTTTATCACGGCGACATTATGTATGATATTATATagaataaattaattattagcTGATAAAAATGCTTTCATGGTGACAAAAAAATTTATTATTGACGGAGGtcaataattatgattttagtGGCAAAATGGCGTTCATTTTTTTCCAGCGTCATTATGACGGCATTTGATAAACTGCTTTCGGTATATTAATATGGCGATTTATCTAGTTCTCGAAAATTGCCTCCGGcggtttatttaaaaatctatATCTCTCTTAAAATAGTCCATATATACAGGCATGCGCATAATCGGATTACACATTAAAtcgaaagaaatatttaaacaatttcgtAACACTGCAATATTAAAACTACTTTTTAATACAAACTGATTGCATAATATACTCGAGTGTATTTCCTGATTGACTCTTCAATGGCCATATCATGCAACCGATTACATCTTTTTACTTGATTggattttatatgaacaatgatAGTTTAATCAAGTTAACTTACAATTAAGAATAAAAACACATGGAGTATAGATAATGTccttgggccgattgttcagaattttgttaaagctATCAACGTTTTAATCGTCATGGTTGTAaactttcaaatcaatattccTCTGTAAGTTTCACATGTACACTTATGATCTGCAGTATTCCTAACAATAATGAGACAACAGTTGAATCTGtactttactttatttaaataaatgagcaCACCATCAAATAGTTCATccttaaaagttaacaacgacgTCATTAATcccgttgttaacttaaacaacgTATTGAACAATCGAGCCATTAACTAAGAGATGTTATATTATGTGCTTACCAAATGGAtataatcaaatgaaattattattattttagcattttatgTAGAGTTAAACCCATATTATATTATGACCTACATTTCTACGTTGGaacatgtttcatttagaaCATATTGCGTGAACTTTTAAATTAACAAGAAGGTCTCATTCGCTTTTCTCGCTCCGCCGTTCTTTATCGCAAAGGTTTTACACAATGTGTGTAGATATAACTCGATTCCAAGGTGATATTATTTACAactgaaaacattaacaaatgttAAACTTACCGCTTCTGCTTGGTTAAAGCTCACTTTAATTGGTGGAGAAGAAGTATGCGATTTAGAATATGTTTCGTCGCACTGGAACTCATTATTTCTGCCATAACGAACGTTAAGCATGGGTTTATCGGATATGCATATACTTCCCAATTTGCGTTTCAATGCATCTTCGCTGACGTCACAACTTTCTGATGACGTAGCAGCACGTTTGTTGAATACTCCGGACGCAGCGCATACTAGTATTCCAAGAAAAAGAGCTTCCACTGACATCATGGCAGAAACCGCTGCAACATTAAGAGTGCGAGAACGAGGATTACTTGTTTTGTCACTTTGGGTTTTTGATATTAATCAACACTTGCCagtcttgtttgtgtttaaatgttttcaaatattcataTCTTTATACATGATTTTGTAGATACATTAACACTATCTCAAAgaattatgtatgtatatacgCAGCTGCATGAACGTATAAATGTACGCtatatcaaattgaaaacagttaataaattagatttattaagGTGTCAACGAAACCGTcttacttgaaaaaaaaacaaactaagttAACTCATTCGAAAGAAAATGCTACTGACATAAAACAATTGCTGACACAAAATAACCTACAAACATTATTTAGGTAATTGAATGTTCATGGACTTACAATTATTGTGCAATTTATCCGTTAAGACATGAACACGGAAATCATAAACcttttaattattcaatatcGTATACAATTTCCAGCTGACTTCTGATAAAAGCGCACAAAACAAGACAAGCAAAATCgatattataaatgtaacttGCCTGGCGACATATTGAGCCTCTAACAAAAGTCTTTCTCGCAAATATAATGGACGGAAAGAGAGCTTCACAAAACCCGCAAAGACTTCTAAAATTGATGCGTAGATCTAACTGTATTTCACTACGCAATAAATCTTAAAACGGTATTGTTCacaaaattatgttaatgtgataaatatttaatacatagccctttatcataatttaattaaaagcaGCATTACCTTGTATTATGACACGGCTATTTTGTACGTTTTACAGACAAACGAACCGCAGGTGACGTCAATGACGTCGTCATCTTGCACGGCGTTAAATCGCGccattttataatgttttaattatttaaccTTTGCAACGACAACTAAAATCCACAGAGAAAGAGAACCGAGCAACAATTTTAAACACCGATACACGATATTAACTACgagtttaacaaaaacaaaatcacataaATTAATGCCTAGAACAGAGAATTATCTTAAGGCCAAAACGTCAAGAAAAGTTTCGATGATCCTGGTAGATTCAATAACCAATAACATATTGAACACACTATAAGAGCACTCCATATCCAAAAATACTGATAAATTATCGAAATTAATCCTCATAGACTAATTTAATAAAGTTCAagttttttagaaatgttcaaaTGCTGGTGGAACTTATATAAAAACTACCAAAAGACTAACGATCAGAGAAGTTTTCCAGTATAGTCGAACCCTGTTAgctcaaactcgcttggctcgaattcctcgttggctcgaattgcATGTTAAACACCAGTTTCTTTATACCAAATGTAAGCTTTCCCGCTTGCTCGATTTTCCCGAGGCTCGAGTTATTTTCatcggtccctgggagttcgagccaacgggttcgactgtatttacaaaataaaagtaagAGAGTACATActacaaaaaaatgttgatgtttttctttaagtctataaacaaatttgttttctaaaacgTCTGTCTATAACATCTAccaaacttttcttttacaagtTAAATAACAATCAAAATGTTCTCAGCCAATATGAGATCGTAAGTGAATTCAATGCTAAGTATACATGATAAtagttttcttttgtattttattttaaaactgcatGCAAAGCCGTGTGTTAATATAATGCAActttcaattgtaaccacggccctcagGTCCGGGACTATACAGGGGATAGCAggagaaatgggccgtgtttttaccttcctgaatgggtggttttatcttcgcgcAAATATATTTGTCCGGGCTGGCTGGACCGAAagccaaagtccccgctattccccggacctggggctGTGTgtgtggggaggggggggggcgtggttacaattgactggtgccttatgatgtataaatgtgtttataaacGACGATATAAGCGTCAAGCTTTCTAAaagaatgttttgatatttcagGCCTAAATGCGCATGTAGCACAAGAAAATATGTGTCACAACATTCAAGGCCAAAATTCATCAAAAGTCATTTCCCATCCAACGTTGATTGACTCAATTGTTCATAGTAATTGTAACGGAAATAATAGGTATATTACATAAAATCAGCAAAAAAAAGTATCTTAGATATAATTAGTCATTGAATTATATGATCATTGAGGTTCTTAAACTGAGGAAAATGACATAAGTTAGGCAATGGCTTTCTAAGTTTCCTAATGTTGTTAGAAGCTCTGTTGTCTTTATTGGTATCGTTGTAGGTGTGTGGTCACCAAGTCATCCTTCTGGTAAAATGTCCCTGTCCTTTCAATGCAACTTAATGTGAAGGCAACAACACTATGCGTGATGTTACAGCCAGGTTAATCGGCTGAATCGGCTAAGCAATCGGCTCAATTGGCTAAATAATTAGCTTAATCGGCAAAATTAAAAGGAAGATGCCAGAACACGTGGTTGTCTTTGCGCATTCGCAAACGTATGACTGTCTTGATCTCTTGAGTTCtgttttgtattaatgattctttctgataacaatgcaTAAAGTCGACTGACGAtattatgttttagtgatgtaaacttatttgttttgtatgtatattcACATGGAATCTCTTAATCTTTTTGACCTTTCAACCCCCAGAATGATGccaaaatgaaattacaaaatgcaacaaaaccgaaagtataATCTTAATTTACCTCACCCAACGTCATTACGatatttgcatatcacgtgactctCTGAATACtttacattttatgttgttttataaacttatgatttgcattttttcacTAAGAAGTTTTGGTTTAAATACATTTTCCCAGTCATGCATCTGAAACActtattgtatcattattttagtCCATGATATCGAAATTGAAAAAGATACAGTTAAAGTATAATTAGCTCATTTTAGTGGGATGCAAGCTCTCGCCGGTAAAGTGAAGAAAAAACAGAGAACTAAATGCCACCTTACCCACTAGACCACGAGGACCTTACCCACTAGACCACGAGGACTTCGATACATCTTagacatttttgaaatgttgacCAAATCCtaataacatcacgtgataatttCAATCAAACCAATCACGCACCAACAAAGCATGAAAATTGTGGCAGTCAAAGACGACTTTtgagaaaatattaatatttgcgGAAGGGTTTAAGCTTTaaatatcttagttttaacactcctaatgaattgtcacactttatttcggcatacacaaaaaatatccattttaaaaAAGCATGACCGAGTACCTGCAATTTTTCACTAAACAACATTGGTGCTAGTGCTCCGCCCACCTGCCTCAAGATACAAGATTTAAGAATCTTTATTCAAAGTCGGGTATATGTAAACTAGAAACATTAtgtcaatgagctattttccgacatgaagaacaaacatacatactatttaaaatcataacaaTTTAACTAGGTACAAGGattggaacaagtatttacaaaagccgtcCCTTGTTATATTCATGCATTCAAAATGTAAGATGGATTAGAGCGttgaaaacagtgataacatcaaaaagttatgaaaaaaagctacaaaaagttatacacattattaaagtacaaactatttgtaatttaaactgTAGATGAATTAAATggttttgtaagaaaaaaactaGCATAATATCATTAGCCTTAGCATATAGTAAGTCAGTGACCAATTTGGAATATCGTTGATATTTCCCctacacttttttaataaagcatCGTGTGGACCTCGGGAATTCCTCAAAAATTATATGAGACTTATCATTGTTATatactcaattatttttttctgtaattattTAATCCTAAATGACACTAAGGCTTTAAAAATACGTACTGTCTTAAAATAATCGATTGTACGCgcaaatgatatttttgtcaCTTAAACGACTTCTTACGGTCTAAATACCCAAACGTATGCACACAAAAACTCGTATCTTTTCTTAAAAGTCTAATGGTAAACAccagtttttttattgaaaacaggAGATATATCAGAATgttcatatgttttgtgtttttttttcaaatagtcCAATAAAGTTATGTTTGACGTTACGACGACTAActattattttccaaacaaacgCATATAATGACCTTTGTTGCCTTTTCTTAAAagctatatttaaatatatttcattcaacatTAATAAGTGTAGGGCTGGTTCTCaccatgaaatgaaaataaatgcaagcTCTCGCCAGGACAGAGCAAGCGAAATAAATCAGAGGGACTAATACACGGTTATTCTATAATGTGTTATATAAGCAAAAGTAAAGTATCGATTGgaacttcttactaaatttgttaattttcatcTATGTAATTACGATTGTTATTATGACAAAACCACAAATTTACGTCATATTAGATATAACATTTGTTGGCAAGGGGGTATTCAAGAAACAACttagtttgaaattaaatttaaggttcaaaacagtgttttaattggcctgtatatttagctgatcaataggctgaatggaatcactgaggcatattAAGGATAAGaacaagacgaatgttgatgttaggcatcaaagacgcggctgaatgggttttattgaatattaatatatattatcgatacccaattggctcaataaagtcaagtgacaatatatacaatagttAACATAACTATgacggtttaatcaactttctagatcgtagttactcggtcgtctccggcattcgtaaattatttagactggtaccttgcattatcaccgacaaaattattggtgtcgggtcgattcggccgagatatcatttcgACATTATCCTTTTCAgcctacttttattcattaatgtttgttttaaatcgtgtgaattacgctttgaactttcattttatatcagttaaatttaaattgtgttaatttcgttattCCGACTTATATTTATTGGTAAAATTgtgtgaattaagctttgtacttccattttatatcacttaaatttaaaatagtcaattaatgtcgtgttaaggcacttatatttgtttcaaatgcataatttaaactattattcacaatatgcccgtaaattctcacatgcATATTTACAACCacagcgtgtatataaatcgttttcacagaaagtaaatttctaaaataacgaactcgtatgaccgTCGACcattcaatacaaaaaacagggaataacttttttttaattttctgttttaaacattaggcttattcgttttatatgacgttttatatgacgttttacacgcatcaaaacggttattgacgaaaaaatttaagtaaagttgaataagatttgatatcattaacaaatcttctttttttcataactaaaatttattcGTATACACAtccccattgacaattgcaaacatgtatccctatagaCGCGGCCTCCAGGCCGCGTCTAATAAGATCAatagtggcggatccgtggACTAATGGTAACatacttgactgtcaatccaggggtcgcagatACGGTTCCCCGTCGCATCATAATTTATCATAATCATATTCGACACGGGCAGCTAAGCGCACACTAGCTCTGTCATATAAAAAACGCAAATCCTGTGCAATTGTGTAACtatttatatgaacatgtttAGTTATAACAGATGATGTCATacgtttatcaggaaaatgctCTATCAGAGCTGCACAAAGTATTGGCCAATTGATGTTGACTGTTCAAAAATTGTACGAACGTCAGACATACAAATGTAAAGAATCAAATTGTATGTCACTCTGGGTGCAAAAAACATTCAGTCCCTTTCTTGCTACAGGTACAGCTTGTGTATTcttaattatgataatatatcattcaatTAGGAGAGCTTataatatatagtttatttcagatttgtataataaaaaactGTGCAATATAGAAtatactgaaaataataaaacaaacacacacttaTTACAACGATAAAtggtttaaaagtattttttaaaacttgaagatatgtaaacattttgtatgaGTACGCAAATACAATGCAGATATATATAAGCAAATTGGACATAAAGGTATTTCAGACATAATTGAGATTAAAGCGTTTAGGTTATACAAGGTCTCTTTTCTGTATAAGCTGGTTTTCATATGTTGCTGTTTTGTGTAAGCAAAACTAAGAATGCGATATTTAGTACTCAATTGAATGCACAtcgaaacatattaaaatgtatttgatgtAAATGCATTTGAGCAAGGTTGGTAAAGTGCAGAGACGATTGGAGGGACGTGTGACAAGACAATACCAAGAGGTAACACAGGAGGTATGTTCCAATAACGTTTGACAAGCACACAATATGAATTTAGTTACGACATGATTAAAATAGTAGAATTTGACTGGTCCACTGTAAAGTGCACGTCGGCAGAAGGAATGGAATGTGACTCTAAATTTCCCGAACTAACAAAAAGGAGTTTTTACAGTATGtggaaaacaaatgttcataaaGATTTCTGTAATAATTTGTAGCCTTGCGTGATGTATACTAAACTTCCGATCTCCGtcatggaaaaaaaacaacagtgagGCATGTTTATAAGTTTTGTTTAGGCTGTGTTATAAACTGGCAGATAAGGAACATACTGGATTTATACTTGGAGGGCATTCCATCAGGCTATTATAGAAGAAAGACACGAGTAAGAATTTGTTACTTGCATGAAATATTGCAGATTTCCCAAATTCCGAAGGCGATATGAGGTGGTTTTGCAACGACGAAAGTGAATCGAGGACGACAGGTTAGGTTTAGTCATTGATTGGAAAATTTTATAAAGTAGCTTGCTATaacgtattttgttgttttgagaCTCAAGTTAGGTTTCGGTGTACTGGATGTTAATGTATACAAGACGTGCTGCACCACAAATAATCCTGACAGCTTCATGTTGAATACAAAGTCGTACTTgtcttttttgcaaaatattgtaacaaaaaaaCGTCAACATACTGAATAAGTGGTATtaataaagtaaattaaaatatttctagaGATCTAAGTTGAAAGACATACTAGAAATACCGCTCTATGTGTATTCATAGCCAGGACTTTTGCTTGATGGACTCGATATGCTAGTGTCAGGAACAGGATATTAGAACCGTGTAAAAAAAGCTTTACTCTGTAATGTCTGTGAGATGTAACCGATTTAAGTTGCATGTTATTCGTGAAAACATGATTCACTGGTGTGCTCGTCTTTTTAGAGACAAGGAGAGGCAATATTTTCGCTGGGTTGAAGGACACAAACTCTCTTTTTGCCCAAGAATGGATAGGTGGTCTACAATAATGTTAAGGGCAGTATTATCTGCAAAAGACACGAACGCGAATTCACAAatgatgttgtttatatatacaatgaaaagAAAAGGACCGAGAATTGAGCCTTGAGACACACTTGCAGTTACGGAAACAGTATCAGAGTATGTGCAAGAAAGAACAACAACTTGTTTTCTGTCGATAGGATAATCAGTAACCATAAAAGTCATGCTCCTAAAATTCCACTTTGGAGAAACTGGAGAGAAGACGTTTGTGCTAAAAGCAACCAAAAGCTTTGTAAATATCACAAACCGGCGAGACAGAATAAATTATAGAATGAACAAAATGGAACatagttaaatattt from Mya arenaria isolate MELC-2E11 chromosome 7, ASM2691426v1 carries:
- the LOC128240097 gene encoding uncharacterized protein LOC128240097 encodes the protein MMSVEALFLGILVCAASGVFNKRAATSSESCDVSEDALKRKLGSICISDKPMLNVRYGRNNEFQCDETYSKSHTSSPPIKVSFNQAEAGKTYTLLMVDPDAPHYSLEKLTFFLHWAVTGITVTTVLLHLREVIDTNWSCSVQKLVLTYILRMKTEVNSHC